In Granulicella mallensis MP5ACTX8, the sequence CGGAGACACATAGGTAAGCGGATTGTAGTGTCCGCTCGCTGCTGCGGGCGTCTCGATATCGGTGCCTACCGCGCGGCTGAACCGGATTGCGCCATCGAAGTACGGTACTCCCAGAGCGCCAAAGAAGCCGATGGGCTGGCCGCTCAGGTAGCGCTGAACGCCTCCGACACGGTATCCACCGATCAAAGCATTGACGAACGAGTTTGAGTTCCCAAGGAATTTCTTGCCCTTGCCTACCGGCAGCTCATACAGGTAGCTGATGACGAAGTTCGTTGGAACATCCTGTGTGCTGAGAGCCCGCTCGGCCTTGAGGTTATAGGGATTCTGCGTTCCACTCTGCCCCAGCACCGTGGCCTGGTAGGGCTGAATGGAATCGGCATCCGTATAGGTCTTCGACCAGGTATAGGACATCAGCACATTGAGGCCATCGCGGAACCGGCGCTCCAGTTTTACTTCCATGGCGTTATAGGTCGACTGCCCACGGTCCTGCAGATAGCTATCGTTATTGAGATAGCCATACTGCGGGAACGGCAGCAGTGCCTGGCCTACCAGCCCATTCGTGATGTTGAAGAAGTTAGCGTAGGGTGCAGTGATCCCGGCAGCAACGGCTGCGGCAGATTGCACCGGAGCGGTAATGGTATCTCCCAGGCTAAAGTTCGACGGGTTGATCGAGTTGGCCCAGTAGACCAGCGACCGAAGCCGTGTTCCACGTTCTCCGAGATAGCCAATCGTCAGGATGAGGTCGGGTGCGAGCTGGGCTTGTGTCTCGAGCGTCCAATTCTGCACCATCGCCGGCTTGCCGTCGGTCTTCGCCACATAGTCAGCAACGGAGGCGCCGCCAACCAGGAGCGCTGGATCAATCGTCGGCGTCAGCGATAGAGGAGGAGGACCGGCATCCAGCGCGCCGGAAGGAACAAAGCCATCCGTATTTTCTCCAGGAGTTACTGTCGTAAAGCCCGCGCTCAGGCCCTGCCCGTAGTCGGCATAGATCAAAGGACCGTACATGATCGAGTACGCGGAACGGATGACAAAGCTATCGTGCAACCAGCCCGGAGCATAGGAGAAACCGATGCGGGGTTCGAAGTCCTTATAGTAGGTCGAGGCAAACTGCTCGTTCTTATTGCCATCGCGTCCCGGGCCAACGCCGCCGAACCTCATCGCACCGAGAATGCCGTTTGCCGCGGGGTTGGGGATCGTCGGATCGAAGCTGGAGATATCACCGTCGGCCTCGTGCCGTGGAGTGTCGATGCTGTAGCGGAAGCCGAGGTTGACTGTCAGGTTCTTCCGCGCCTTCCAGTCGTCCTGCGCATAGGCTGCGTAGTAGTGCTGAATCCAGCGTGGAAAGTGAATCTGCAGCGAGCGGCTGGTATTAGCCGGAGCTCCCAACAGGAAGCTGGCGATACCGTTGCCGCTATCGGCCTCGGCGTTCACCTGATTGGTACCGGCTGTCTGTGAACGAGCGAAGTTGAAGGTTCCCGCTGCCGGGCCGTTGTTGATGTAGCTGAACTGCTGCCAACGGTAGGTGCCGCCAAAACGGAGGCTGTGCTGCCCTTTCTGCCAACTTACGTTGTCGTCCAGCAGAAGAGCGTTGTCGACGTTGTCGTCAAAGTTCGGGCTTCCCAGGCCAGGCAGGTTCTCGCCGATATTGAAGGTCGGGAACGTGGTACCCGGAGAGGTGGTGTTTGGAATACCTAGCTGTGCGTCGTAGTTGATCCCCAGGAGAGAAGCCGGAGCGCTATTGAAGCTGTTGATGCGATTGCCGCCAAAGGTGACCTGGTTGATGAGGTGCGGCGTAATCGTGAAGTCGTATCCGATGCGAAGCAGTTTGGCATAGAAGTCCTGCAACTGCGATCCGCTGTTCACCGGCCCCGGAAGATCCGCGACGCCGGAGTCGAAGTTCTCACGAGCGCTGCCGAAGGCGAAGAGGTGATGGCGCGTGCCGAAGTTCTGGTCGATGCGCAGTGAATTGGCAACCTGATTGACTACCTCATTGGTCGCGTAGGAGTAGTTCTGCGTTCCGCTACCGACATAGTTCTGGCGCGGAATCAGAGCCAGGACCTCCGTTGCGATCTGGCTGCGGCCGATCGGCACCTGGTTATTGACGAAGGGCATGCGGCACTCGACGCCATTCACTCTAGTAGTCGTCGTGGGGTCGAAGATTTGTCCGGAGAGGATTGGATTTCCTGTGCAGGGATTCGTCAGACCGGCGACCGGCGCGCCGAGCGTGGCGGAAAAATCACCGATCGTTCCGTTACTGCCGTTAAGCAATCCGCGTTGCGCGTCGGTCGGAACCGTGGAAAGAACGGTATGGCCAAAGCTGCTGGGAACCTGCTCGAAGCTGAAGAAGAAGAAGGTCTTGTCCCTGCCGTTATAGACATGCGGGATATAAACCGGACCACCTAACGTTACACCGTAATCCTGGTGCATATCGGCAGGGCGGCGGAAAGCCTGCAAGGAATCCTGCGTGCCACCATTGATGATCGCGTTGCCCTTATTGAACCAGTTGTTCGCGTCGAAGATAGTGTTCTTGAAGTAGTCGTACACCGTACCGTGATACGAGTTCGTGCCTGACCGGGTCTTGAAGTTTGCGATACCTCCGGTGGTGCGCCCCAGGTACGACGGCAACGCCAGAGTCTCTACGCGGAACTCTTCGATGGCATCGAGAGAGGGCGTCATCTGGTCGAAGAACCCTGTTCCATTCTCAGAGCGCTGCGTGCTGATGCCGTCGAGCAGGTTATCGCTGCCGAAGGTCTGGCCGCCACCAATCTTGACATAGGTTGTGCCGCCATTCGTACCCGTCCCCACCGCTCCAGGAGTCAGGAGGGTAAGCGCCACCAGGGAGCGCATGGCACCCCCAGCAAGAGAAGGCAGATCCTGAACCTGGGCTTCCGTCAGCACCGTGCCGATGTCGGAGGTCTCCGTCTCCAGCGATGGACCGTTGGCGACCACCGTCACGGTCTCGCTGACCGCTCCGGCCGACAGCGTAAAGTCATGCGAGGCACGTGTGGTTACATAGACCGGCAATCCCGTGACCTGCGCTGCTTTGAAGGTGGGCGCGGTAACGCTGATGTCGTAGTTACCTGGACGCAGCGAGGTGAAGACATAGGCACCCGAAGACGAGGTCGTGGTCTTGTAGACCGAACCCGACTGTCGCTCAGTCGCAGTCACCTGGGCTCCAGGAATGACGCCGCCTCCGGAGTCGGTCACGGTTCCAGCCATCGATCCGGTGTTGATCTGGGCTGAGGCGATCATCGAGCCCAAACAAAGGAGGATCAGGAACACTCCTAATTTCACTGTGGTTTTATAAAAAACAGTCATAACACTCCTCTAAAAAGTCCTTGCCACGCAGCCCAGTGCCCTATGGGAAAACATTTACTCAGGTAAGTTTCGGATTGAATCCCAAAAAGACAGTCATGTTTCAAAACTCTTAAGTAAACCTTTTCTCAAGTGACTGGAGACGTTCTCTCGATGGAACATTTCCGCGTTTCTTCTAGCGCGATTTTTATATCGGCTGCCAACTGCGAGTGTCAAGCGGGTTTCGAAAAGCCTGCAAAATCGGGGCTTGAGTTCCCTTCTGCACGGTCTACAGCGAGCGAACCATGGCAGTCGAGGCTGGCGCAAATATACTGAAGGCACCGATGCCGACCACAGTGATCGTCGTAGAGTACGATCCAAGCTGGCCTGCGCTCTTCCGGTTCTTTTACGAGCGGCTGGCGAGGACGCTTGGCAGTATGGCTGTCACCATAGAACATGTCGGCAGCACTGCCGTTCCGCATCTGGCAGCGAAGCCCATCATCGATATCGATGTGCTTCTGGCAGATGAGGCAGACCTACCAGCAGCTATCAATCGGCTTGCAAACATTGGCTATGGTTACCAGGGAGACCTTGGCATTCCAGGGCGTGAGGCTTTCCTGGCGCCTGCGCAGGATACTCCTCATCATCTCTATGTTTGCCCGCCACAAAGCCGAGAGTTTCAAAGACACCTGGCCTTCAGAGACTATCTTCGAGCCCACCCTGAAGAGGCGAAAAAATATGGCGATCTGAAGCGGGCACTTGCGTTGGAATTCAAGGACAATCGCTCTGCTTATATTGATGGAAAAAGTGAATTTGTAGCCAGGATGACCGACCGAGCGATGGCGGCCAAGGCAAGAGTCTAGCGATTTCGAGTTGCGTGTGACTTGGCAGCGGCGATAACTTCCTACAAGCCGACTTCTGAGGACCAACACTCCTTGAATATCTTAGGCACCGGTCTCGTCCTCCTTAGTGGGCGATGGGCTGGATAACCTCGAAGAGGTTACCCCAGGGATCGGCAAAGAACGCGACGCGCAGACCCATTGCGGGTACGTCGTGTGGCTCGCTGGCGATGGTCACATCGCGGCGTTTCAATTCGTCGATGACGGCATCCACGCTATCGACGCTGAAACCCGGGTGATGCCACCCAGACATGTTGTAGCTGTCATGCAGATCTTTATAGGCAAGACGTTCTGCTGCGCCCTGGCCAGCCATCAACTCGAAATGAAAACTATCGTCTCCGGCAGGATAAAGAAAGCCGAAGTTGAGCCCGGCCACTGACACTGTCTGCTTCGACCGAAAATCGAGCTTGTCGGCATACCAGGCAACCGCTATGTCGAAGTCCGGCACGCGAATGGCTGCGTGGTTGATCTTCAAAGAAGCAAGAGGGCTGGAAGCAGGTGGCGTGCTGAGTGTGGTCATTGTTTTTCCTTAGGGAATGCCGTTATCGCCAATTAAAGCGCCTTCATTTCGAGCCAGGAACGCATGGCTTCGGTCACTTCCGCCTTGCGTTCGAGAGGCAGCCAGTGGCCCGAAGGCAGACTTGTCACGGTGAGGTCCTGGCACGCGCCGCGCATCGGCTCTCCGAACCGGTTGTGGGTGATATCGCAGAGACCGTCGAACTCGCCGTTAATAAACAGCACCGGCTGGCGCAGCCTGCCGCCATCCGGCGCCTTGTACGCGTAGGCGATGTTGGCGTTGTCGTTCAAATACCAGGAGTTTCCGGGCCGGAATCCGGTGATGCGGAAGGCTTCGACCAGAGTGTCAAAGTCAGCAGATGGCCAGAGTGCGGGGTCAGGCTGCACGGCTGGAGCATGATGCGCCGATCCGAACCAACCACCATTGCGCGTAATGATCGCAGACCTGTACACCTTGCCTACGGATTCGGGGTTCCCGCTGCGGTATATCGCCGCGAGAGTCGCCGGGATGTCAGCATCGAAGTCGGTGACCGTCTGGTCGAAGTGGCTCAGGTAGAAGTGGTAATAGTCCCACTGCCCGTCCGGATACTGATCGGCGGGATAGAGCTCGCGGTCGATGAGCGGCAGCTGATTGGGTAGCGCGAAGCCTTCCGGTACATAGGGGACAGAGATAAAGACAACGCAGCGGCATCGTTCCGCGTGATGCGCGGCCAGCGCTCCGACAACCGGGCTTCCGAGGTCATGCCCAACCCAGATGGCCGGGCTAGCGCCTAGATGATCATGCAGCTCGGTCATGTCGTCAACGATCTCTTCCAGCGTGTAGACCTCGGGGGCGAGCGGCGCAGATGAACCTCCATAGCCGCGCATGTCGGGCGCGATGCAGTGCCAGCCTTCGGACGCGAAGGCCTCGACCTGCGCGCGCCACACCAAGCCGATCTGTGGCCAGCCGTGGAGGAAGAACATCAATGGGCCACCGGCAGGTCCGGCCTGCCAGTAGTGCGTTGTGTGACGTGGTGAACTGAAAGTGGTGTCAGTGAGTGGGAAAGATGTTGCCATCGCGAACTCCTTAGGAAGGGTTCACCGTACGCAGGAACTTCACAAGCTGTTCGTTGACTTCGGCGGAGGCCTCGTGTTGTATCCAATGGCCTACATTGTCGAGTTCCAGGTTCCCGACGAGCCCCGGAAGCCCGGCCCGCAGCTTTTCGGCAGGGGGATAAAGCGCCCTCAGGCCGTCGGCCTTTCCGGAGATGTAAAACGAGGGCTGGGTGATCTTCGCGCCTTTCCATGCGGCGGACAGACCGAAATAGAGCTCGGCGGCACGATAGTAGTTCAGCGCACCGTGAAAGCCGGTGTGCTGGAACTCCGCTATATTGTGAGCCACATAATCCGGGTCCACCCATGAGGGCAATGGCTTAGGAGCGGGACGGTGAAGACTTCGTGCAAGATCCAGAGGGTTCCATCGCGTGTCAGCCGGAGCAGAACCCGATGCCCAATACAAGATCCCAGGAATCGTAACGGCAGCATCTGCCCAAATCTGGTCTGCTTCCGGTTTGATCTGTTCGAACATATAAAAATCGTTTTCATGCCCGGTCGTGCGCATGCGCTCGAAGACGCTGACATCTCCGCGCGGAAAGTAAGGCACGCTCAAGCAGAATACCGCTGTGAATCGATCCGGTCGCATCATGGCGGCATTCCATGCATGCGTCGCACCCCAGTCGTGACCCACGATCACAGCACTGGAAATGCTTAGCGCATCGAGGAGCCCGACCAGGTCACCCGCCGTATGCAGCGGAGTGTACAAAGCGGGGTCGCGTGGCGCTGAGCTGCGCCCGTACCCGCGCATATCCGGAGCGATCGCTCGATAGCCGGCTGACGCGACGGCTTTCATCTGCTGTCGCCACGTATAAGAAGTGTCCGGAAACCCGTGACAGAAAAGAACGACTGGCCCGGCCCCCAGCTCGGTTACATGCAGGGAGATGCCATTCGCGGCGATATCGTACTCTTTGAGTTCCATCGTTCCTCCAATTTCCATCATAGAAGGCGACCATCGTCCTGTAGCCGCAAAGACAGGTACTGAGAAACGCGTTTATCGTCAGCAATAAATCACTGATGAGAAGCCGACTTGTGAGGTCTCCCAACAGGGGGATAACTCTAGTTCGCGGTAGGGGTCTCCTCCATGTGGTCGATCACCAGAACCGGGTAGGGACGTTTGGTCTTTTCTAATTTCAGGCCCAGCTGTCTGCTAATAGCGTCGAAGACGGAGAGGGCGCCATTGGGGTCTGAGCTGTTGGGGTCGGCACTTCCGCCGGTATTGGGAAGGATCTTGTCGGCGGAGCTGAAGCTGAGCGTGAAGTCGTAGGAGCCCTTGAGGCCGGTGCCGTCGACGACGGGATTGTAGATGTACCCACCGGCTACGTGCTGGAGCTCGTCGCCGATCTGGGGGATAGTCATATTCTGGCAGGTGATGAGCCGGTTGAGGACGGGACTCTCGACCCGAGGGTCTTTGCCGTCAGGACCTGGGCCCTCCTTACATCTGGTACGCTCGGTCGGGTCGAGGGTGGGCTTGAGTCTGGGCTTAATGGCTATCAGAGTGTAGGCGGTGACCGGACGATCCTCCATGTGCCATTTCATCTGAAAACGCTCGGCGATCAAGGCCCGAAGCATACTGCGGAGGTCTTCAAAGTTGATCAGGTTGCCGGAGGCGAATTTGTCGACGCGAACGTTGGCTCCGGCCTTGGCGAGGAAGTCGAACTTAGCGGTGTCGAGCCATTTGGGAGCGTTAGCGATACTCTCTTTGTTGTTCGGATTGAGGTCCCAGCCGAAGGTCAAGAGAAACATGAGAGGAATCGCGCGGGTCTCAACCTGGTTGCCGGTGATGCGGGCATAGCCCTTCTCATCGGGAGCGCTGGGTTTGATCACGGCGACTTCGAAGGGTGCCGCAGGCGGCTCGGGAAGAGCTTCGGCTATATTGGCGGCGTTGGGAGTAGGAGTTTCGTCAACGCTCGCAACCTGGAAGACGGGGCGGGGTGCCGTTTTGAGTTCCAGCTTGAGGCCTAATTGCTTTTCTACGGCGGCGAAGATGGAGATGCCGTCGGCACCCTGCTTCTCAAGCTGATCGCGCCCCGTCCACTTGATGGTGAAGTCCCAGCCTCCGGCAAGGTTGGTTTCATCCACAACAGGTTGATCGAGATATCCGCCTGCGAAGGTATGAAGGGTATCGGCGAGAGACGCCATGGTGAGGTTCTTGCAGCTGACGGTGATATAGGACGGAGCGCCGGCGGGAGGATTTTGCGGCGGAGGAAGAGGGACACAGGAGCTTTCGCCGTTCCCTTCCGACTCGGTCATCTTCGGCTTTCCGGGGGCAGAGAGGATGTAGGTCGGCATAGGAGCAGTGCCGGTTTTGACGACAAGGTGAAAACGGGTGGCGAGCAGGGTACGAAGCATGAGCTTGACGTCGTCCTGTGTGGTCTTGGGAGGGACTGTGGCACGGATATCGTAGCGATCGCGCTCGAGCCAGGTGGGACCTCCGTTCACGTTGACGGCATCGACTCCATAAGCGGTGGCAATGAGATCGACCATGGTGGCCTGGGTGAGAAAGTAGCGGTCGCCCTGGATGGAGTTGCCGTGCATGAACGGGTTGGACGTGAACGGACTCGTGTGGACGTCGGCGATGACGAAGGATTTGGAGACGGCAGCGGGCTGGGCCATTGACGAGACCGAGACTGAAAGAAGCGCGAAAAGGGCGAAGGCTGCTCGCATGGAAACCTCAGGGGTGATGCAAATTGAAGACTGAATGCAACCGGACCAAACGCGTAAGGGGCAGGTTAAGATTGCCCTGGATAACAGCGGTGTTGAGTTTATCCCTATAAGCAGTGCTTTCGACGACTGTACTCGGTGATAGACGCTGAGGGATCGGATTCGTCTTGAGAAACGCTCTTCTTGTCAGTATGTATAACAGAGCTTTGTTTCTTTTGATCAGCGGCTCTATGGCTTCTCCGGCCAGGAGTGTCTTGGGTATCGACGCATCAATTCGCGGCGCACCTCGGGATAGAGCCTCTCCCAGAATCCGGCCAGATCGGTTGTTGTCTGCACGGCCCGTTGATTCGGCGCGAGCAGATGAACGACGACGGGAGTTCTATCCGACCCGATCCTTGGAGTCTCACGCATGCCGAAGAAGTCCTGCAGGCGCGAAGCGATCCAGGGAGGCTTGCCGCGTTCGTAGTGAATCTTCGTCTGTCGCCCACCTTGCAGCCGAACGCTGACAGGCGCAAGCTCACGAAGCGCTCGCGCATCTATTGTCTGTTCGAGTGCGGGGATGAAATCTTTTGCGGCATCTTTCAGTTCCGCAAAGCTCTTCAGCCCGAGGCACAGGTTCTTTAATGCCTGCTGCAGGTCCGGCGGCTCCAGGCCTGCGAACTCGATACGCGCCATGAAATCGGAGAGCACGTCTCCCTCGACAAAACGGTCGAGGCCAACCTCCATCGCCTTTTCGGAGAGCAGATCGGCGGCGGCTTCCACGTCAGGGATCGCGTGGCGAGCCTCCTGGATCGTCAGGTCGTCGTAGAACAGAGCACTGACCTCCTCCACCCTCTCCGACGTGCGATTCCACGTCACACCGGATTGCTCGCGCACACGATCCGGGAACAGGTCGATCAGCCACTCCGGCTCAATGCGTGAGGTCATGCGAACCAGCGGCAGCGGCTTCTCTTTGCGGTCTTCGACATCGATCGCGACCATGAATTCATAGGCCGGAGGTTCGCCCGCAACCTCCGCCGAAACTCCCGTTGAAAGTTGAATCTGGCTCCCTGCCCGCCTACGGGCCACACGATCTGGAAAGCCAAGCAGCACGGACATCAGGAGCGCATCGTCCTCGTGGCTGCTCTGTCGCGGAGGACGAGCGATTCTGCGGAGTTGCTGTATCTGTTGCGTGGTCCGGTAGTCCATCGGCTGCTCCATTGCAGCGAGGAGATCGTTCTTTTCAGAGCGCGCTCCGGAGCCAAGCAATGCGGCCACAGTACAGCCGTCTTCCCCTGCCTTTCGTTCCATCGACTCGACGAGGACGCGCGACAACCTTGGCGACAAGGGATAGCGCGACAATCGTCGAGCCATCTCCCCGCTAGCCCCGAGGCGATCGAGCAGCAGCTCGGCGTTTTGGACCGCTGCCAGAGGAGGAGCATCGAGCCAATCCACCTGGCTGAAGTGCTCGATACCCAGCACCCGCAACGACAGGCAAAGCTCAGAGAGATCGCTGCGTAGAATCTCCGGCGTATCGTGCTCGGGCCGTCGCAGAAAGTCTTCCTCCGGATAAAGTCGCAACACGCGACCCGGTCCTGTGCGTCCCGCACGACCGGCCCGCTGCTTCGCCGATGCCCTGCTGATCCTGCCGATATGCAGGGTCGGTAACCCTGTCCACGGAGAATAGGTCGCAAAGCGTGCCTGTCCACTATCGATGACCGCGCTGACTCCCTCTACAGTGACGGAGCTCTCCGCGACATTCGTGGCCAGGATCAGCTTTCGCTGCGGACTGGGGGAGATGGCTCGATCCTGTTCCGCAGGAGAGAGGTCTCCATGCAATGGAAGCACCACTAACTCATGCTTGCGTGCAATGGGCTCGCACTCGCGCATCGTGCGCCTGATCTCGGCGACGCCAGGCAAAAAGGCCAGGGTGTGGCCCTTTTGCCCGTCTGCCAGTAATAGGTCCATGGCGTTCCTTACCTGCACAGGAAGCGGCTCCGAAGAGTAGGCCAGATGTTGGATGGAGAGTTCGAAGAGTCTTCCCTCCGACCGCAGAGAGGGACAGTCTTCCAGATATCGAGCGATGGGCGCGGCATCGAGAGTGGCGGACATCACTACGATCCGCAGATCGGGACGTGTGCGCTGCAGGCGCTTCAAGAGTGCGAGTGCGAAATCGCTGTCGAGATGGCGCTCGTGGAACTCGTCGAGTACGACCGCGTCCACTCCTTTCAGACTGGGATCGGAGAGCAGACGCCGGATCAGGATTCCTTCGGTAACAAACCGCAGCCGTGTGCGTGGCCCGCTGACGTCTTCAAAGCGGACCTGGTAGCCAACGGTTTCGCCAGCCTGCTCGCCAAGTTCCGCCGCCACTCTCCGCGCAGCCAGACGAGCCGCGATCCGGCGCGGTTCCAGGACTACGACTTCACCTTTTACGGAGGCGAGAATGGCAGGCGGCACGCGGGTCGTCTTGCCCGCGCCCGGTGGGGCTTCGATCACGAGGTTGGGATTTCGCTCAAGAGAGGCAATGATCTCCGGTAAGAGAGCGTCCACCGGAAGAGAAGGTCTGGAGTTCACTGATTTCATCGAACCACGGCGCTTCGTCGCCGTCAATCTATCGATGGATAGTGGGAGGTGCTTACTTTCTCCCGCCAGGAGTGCTTTGCTTGTACAGCTTGGCATAGAGATGCTTGGTCACCTGGTAACAGTCGCAAGCCGCGGCTTCGAGATTTTCGCGATTGAGGATCTTCACCCGTCCACGCTGGTATTCGATCAGCCCACTGCGTTGAAGAGATCCGGCCACCAGGGTAACGGTCGAACGCTGCGCTCCAAGCATCATCGCCAGAAACTCCTGCGTGAGGTTCAAAACATCGGACTGGGTCCGGTCCTGCACCATGAGCAACCAACGCGCCAGCCGCTCCTCTGCTTCATGAAAACGATTACAGCCAGCAAGTTGGCTAAGGCTCAGAACCTGCTCCTGGATGAATTCGTTCGCACGATCTCGTACGTCTTCTGACGATCGAAACGCCTTCTTCAACTCCGAGAAGGGGATCTTGAGTCCGGTTCCATCCAACTGCATGAAGCAATGGGTGGGAACAAGCCCAGGCCCCAAAAGCTGCAGGCTACCTACGATTCCCTCTCGTCCGATGATCCCCACCTCTGCCGTCGCACCACTCGACATCGTGCTGACAACCGAGGCAATGCCCGAGGTCATGAAGTAAGCATGCGAGGGAACCTCCTCCGCGTTGTACAGCACCGTCTTGAGAGGAAGAGTAACCGGAGTGGAGCGTTCCAGAAGAAACTCGCGGTTTTTAGGGGAAAGTGAAGCCAGAAAGAGGTTCGCGTGCGATGCAATCATTTCAGTCCTTTGAGTCAGTTCGCAAAGGACGCCCTTTCGAGGAAGGGGCTGGTTACCTCTTTGATTTGGAACGAGTTAGTCTCGCTGACTTGTGATTGACCATATACCTCGGAAGATGGGAACTCTGTTCGATACCAGACCAAACGACCCTCGAAAGAGAGGGTAAATCGAAAAAAATTGCTTTTAGCATTTGCGGCAATATTTCGTCTGTTCGATATGCAACATAACGCTGCTTCATGCCGTCCTATTTGTAACGAAGCCTTACTGGTCTGCGGAGAAAAGGTTCTCTAAATAAATTAGACACCGCGATTGCCTGTGTTCTCTTCAGCGCATCATACGTGGGAAGAACGGTGGGAGAACCGTAATGGATGTAGCTACTATTTCGGGTCTGCAGTCCAAGCTGGGGTTACTAGCCGATGTCTTGCAAAAGGTGGAAGAACGCGCCACGGCCGGTCAACTGGCTCTTGAGATGATCCACGAGATCAAAAATCCTCTCGAAGCGCTGGGCCACCTGACATACCTTGCCTCTCAAGAGGCCGATAATCCAGAAAAAGTAAGAAAGTACATGCTTCTGGCCGAAGAACAGATGATGACCTTGGACCATGTCGTCGGACAGACGCTCGGATTCGCGAGGTCTTCTCAGGCTCCAAAACCCATTGATTTGGCGATCCTGGCAGAGGCAGCTCTTCGCATTCATCAGAGAACGATCGACACGAGAAAGATACGCCTTGTAAAAGATCTGCCCCAGGGCCTGGTAGCCGAGGTCTATCGTGGGGAGATCCTGCAGGTCATCTCAAACCTGATCGTCAATGCGCTCGATGCCCTTCCCGCTGACGGTGCTGTGTGTATCCGGCTTCGCAAGCGTCGGGGCGAAATTCATGTCATCGTCTCCGATAATGGTCATGGCATTCCAACCGAACACAGGGACGAGATCTTCCAGCCCTTCTTCACGACGAAAGCCGATCGCGGCACGGGGCTGGGCCTGGCGCTCTCGAGAAAGATTATCGAACACCACCATGGCAGGATATGTATGCAAAGCCGCGTGCACCCGGGCCGAAGCGGCACGATCTTCAAGATCTGTCTTCCGGCAAAAGCCGAGTCCATCTGCTGATCTAGACCGTAATTCCACTTTCGAACTCTGCGTAGTTATCGAGATGGTCCTTGATGATGTGGTAGCACTCGCAAGCTTTCTTTTCGAGTCCCTCAACATCGAGGATAGAGATTGCCCCCCGGTTGTACTCGATCAATCCCTCTTCTTTCAGATGGCCGGCAGCTAAAGAGACCGTGGGCCGAGTTGTTCCCAGCATATCTGCGAGAGATTCCTGCGGCATCTTGAAATGGTTCGTATGCGCTCGGTCCGCGCAGAGCAGCAACCAACGGGCCAGGCGCTGCTCCAGATTATGCTTTGCATTGCAGCCCGTCGACTGGGCCGTCTGCACAAGCTGCGCCTGAACATATCTCAAGGCCAGGGATTGGAAGGTTCCACCAGCACGAAACTCCGCTCGCGCAACCTCGACCGGAGAAGAGTATCCGTGACCTGCGATCTGCGTATAGACGCGATTGAGGCTTCGTTTCGTTCCCATGAGAGCGGAGACGCCGATTACCCCTTCATAGCCGAACATCCCGACCTCAACCTGCGACCCATCCTTGAAGGTTGTGGTCATAGAGGCCATCCCCTCCTCCACGAAGAAGACATGGTGGATTGGTGCGCCAGGAAACTCGATCTCGTGTCCCAATTCAAAAGTGACTGGAGACAGACAGAGGCGAGCGATTACCTCTGCTTCGAGGTTTCTCAAAAGCGAGTTCTTGAATGTGTAAGAGCGCAAGCTAGAGCCTCGCAGCCGGATAGACCCGTTCCCCCAGTATGCGCTTCTATGGCTGAACGCAAAGCTTCAGACTCAGAGCCCGGCGATGAGGAAACGCGGATCCAGAGAAATCAGGCCAATCTCTTCCGCATAAGCCGATATCAGGGCTTGGGGAGATCGCTTGCCAAG encodes:
- a CDS encoding alpha/beta fold hydrolase, translated to MATSFPLTDTTFSSPRHTTHYWQAGPAGGPLMFFLHGWPQIGLVWRAQVEAFASEGWHCIAPDMRGYGGSSAPLAPEVYTLEEIVDDMTELHDHLGASPAIWVGHDLGSPVVGALAAHHAERCRCVVFISVPYVPEGFALPNQLPLIDRELYPADQYPDGQWDYYHFYLSHFDQTVTDFDADIPATLAAIYRSGNPESVGKVYRSAIITRNGGWFGSAHHAPAVQPDPALWPSADFDTLVEAFRITGFRPGNSWYLNDNANIAYAYKAPDGGRLRQPVLFINGEFDGLCDITHNRFGEPMRGACQDLTVTSLPSGHWLPLERKAEVTEAMRSWLEMKAL
- a CDS encoding alpha/beta fold hydrolase, which produces MELKEYDIAANGISLHVTELGAGPVVLFCHGFPDTSYTWRQQMKAVASAGYRAIAPDMRGYGRSSAPRDPALYTPLHTAGDLVGLLDALSISSAVIVGHDWGATHAWNAAMMRPDRFTAVFCLSVPYFPRGDVSVFERMRTTGHENDFYMFEQIKPEADQIWADAAVTIPGILYWASGSAPADTRWNPLDLARSLHRPAPKPLPSWVDPDYVAHNIAEFQHTGFHGALNYYRAAELYFGLSAAWKGAKITQPSFYISGKADGLRALYPPAEKLRAGLPGLVGNLELDNVGHWIQHEASAEVNEQLVKFLRTVNPS
- a CDS encoding GrpB family protein: MPTTVIVVEYDPSWPALFRFFYERLARTLGSMAVTIEHVGSTAVPHLAAKPIIDIDVLLADEADLPAAINRLANIGYGYQGDLGIPGREAFLAPAQDTPHHLYVCPPQSREFQRHLAFRDYLRAHPEEAKKYGDLKRALALEFKDNRSAYIDGKSEFVARMTDRAMAAKARV
- a CDS encoding VOC family protein translates to MTTLSTPPASSPLASLKINHAAIRVPDFDIAVAWYADKLDFRSKQTVSVAGLNFGFLYPAGDDSFHFELMAGQGAAERLAYKDLHDSYNMSGWHHPGFSVDSVDAVIDELKRRDVTIASEPHDVPAMGLRVAFFADPWGNLFEVIQPIAH
- a CDS encoding TonB-dependent receptor encodes the protein MTVFYKTTVKLGVFLILLCLGSMIASAQINTGSMAGTVTDSGGGVIPGAQVTATERQSGSVYKTTTSSSGAYVFTSLRPGNYDISVTAPTFKAAQVTGLPVYVTTRASHDFTLSAGAVSETVTVVANGPSLETETSDIGTVLTEAQVQDLPSLAGGAMRSLVALTLLTPGAVGTGTNGGTTYVKIGGGQTFGSDNLLDGISTQRSENGTGFFDQMTPSLDAIEEFRVETLALPSYLGRTTGGIANFKTRSGTNSYHGTVYDYFKNTIFDANNWFNKGNAIINGGTQDSLQAFRRPADMHQDYGVTLGGPVYIPHVYNGRDKTFFFFSFEQVPSSFGHTVLSTVPTDAQRGLLNGSNGTIGDFSATLGAPVAGLTNPCTGNPILSGQIFDPTTTTRVNGVECRMPFVNNQVPIGRSQIATEVLALIPRQNYVGSGTQNYSYATNEVVNQVANSLRIDQNFGTRHHLFAFGSARENFDSGVADLPGPVNSGSQLQDFYAKLLRIGYDFTITPHLINQVTFGGNRINSFNSAPASLLGINYDAQLGIPNTTSPGTTFPTFNIGENLPGLGSPNFDDNVDNALLLDDNVSWQKGQHSLRFGGTYRWQQFSYINNGPAAGTFNFARSQTAGTNQVNAEADSGNGIASFLLGAPANTSRSLQIHFPRWIQHYYAAYAQDDWKARKNLTVNLGFRYSIDTPRHEADGDISSFDPTIPNPAANGILGAMRFGGVGPGRDGNKNEQFASTYYKDFEPRIGFSYAPGWLHDSFVIRSAYSIMYGPLIYADYGQGLSAGFTTVTPGENTDGFVPSGALDAGPPPLSLTPTIDPALLVGGASVADYVAKTDGKPAMVQNWTLETQAQLAPDLILTIGYLGERGTRLRSLVYWANSINPSNFSLGDTITAPVQSAAAVAAGITAPYANFFNITNGLVGQALLPFPQYGYLNNDSYLQDRGQSTYNAMEVKLERRFRDGLNVLMSYTWSKTYTDADSIQPYQATVLGQSGTQNPYNLKAERALSTQDVPTNFVISYLYELPVGKGKKFLGNSNSFVNALIGGYRVGGVQRYLSGQPIGFFGALGVPYFDGAIRFSRAVGTDIETPAAASGHYNPLTYVSPAGNNTNLYNPTGFWNRNAFIDVNDAAHRGTGPFHFGDLPRNTAEVRTPAFFNEDLNLNKHIPIHNQISADLRLEAFNVFNRHGWGKPDSGINDINFGQVTSLNDAPRSMQVVLKIRY